GCGAGGTCGGGAAACGTGCGCCCGCGATCCGCACGACGTTCTCCATCGGGACGAGCCTCAGACGCTCTCCGGCAGCAAGCTCGGCCGACATCATCTCGGAGACCGCCGTCGAGAGCCACTCGGCGTCGGATCGGCCGGAGAGGTTCTTGAACCCGAGCACGGCGACCGACCGGCGGACTGGGACGGCGGCCGTGGCAATCCGTGTGGAGGATTTCCGCCGAGCGCCCGCGCTCCGATTTTTCATCCAGAAGATCGCTGGAACGAGGACTACCGCCAGAATCGCCGCCGCGGCGATCGCGCGCCCGCGCCGGCTCTTCCTCTCGAGCGCGACGATCGGCGCCGGAGTCGTTTCTCGATCCACGAGAGACGGCTTCGGCGACGTCGGGGCCGCGGCCGGAGGAGGAGATTCCGCGATCCGGCGCACCGATGCGACGAATCGGTATCCGGCCTTCGGAACGGTCTCGATATAGCGATTTTCTCCTTCCGCTTCGCCGAGCGCTCTTCGAATGAGCCAGATGTTCTTGGTGAGGTTGCCCTCCTCGACGGCGGTTCCCGGCCACAGGGCCGCCATCAGCTCACCCTTCGTCACGACGTGCCCGGCGTTTTCGACGAGGAGCCGGAGCGTGTCGAAGACCTTGGGCTGAAGAGCAATCGATTTCCCGCCGTTCAGAAGGCGGCGCTCGCGCGCCTCCAGCCGAAACGGGCCGAATTCGTAGAGGCCATTGGAAACATTCAACTTATCTGCTTCACCCATTTTGCGGGCCAGAAAAAATCCAGCGAGAACCTATGGAAACTCCCAAGACGAATTATTCCACAGAGGCCATCGTGCCCGGCAAGGGAAGGGGGGACCGATGTTCAGCGCGTACGTTCACGCTTCGCTCGAAGCCTTCCGTGCGAATCGCAAGAGCCGCATCTTCGAAGCCGGCGGGATCCCCCGAGACGCCGAGAGTCCGGGGGAGCGCCGCATCGAGACCATCATCGCGATTGTCGCCGCGCTTTTCCTGCCCGGCATTGCCGGCGCCGCCGGCGTGTATTTCGCCCGAAACCTGCCTCTGATCGAACGGAAACCTTCCCCTCCGACGATCCGTTCGTTTCTTGTTCCGAGGGCCGTGAATTTCGGAGAGGACTTCGAAAGGTCGAGGGAGGGGAGGCTCCGATGAGCACGTGCCCGAGTTGCGGCTTCCCGCAGGTGGGAAACGAGACCTTCTGCTCGAATTGCGGGACACGCGTCTTCGGAGCCGCCCGGCCGGGGGGAGCCGTCGTCGGCTCCGACCGCCGGTTCGAACGCCGGTTCTACCTCGGCGCCAGCGTCGCCTTCCTGGCCCTGGTCTTGTGGACGTTCGCGCGCACGTTTTACCTGAAGCCGTTCTTCCACACGCCGTCGTTGCCGCTCTTGCTCCATGTCCACGGCGCGGTGATGACCGGGTGGGTCGTTCTGCTCGTCGTCCAATCGGGCCTCATCGTGGCCCACAAGGTCCGGTGGCATCGGCGGGTGGGCGTGTTCGGCGCCGTGTGGGCGGGACTGGTCGTGGTCTTCGGCTCCGTAACGACACTCCATGCCGCCGCGCGCGAAGTCCGCAACCACACCGCTTTTGCCGGCTCGCAGATCGTGATCACGAGCCTCGACCTGGTTCAGATGGTGCTGTTCGCCGGTCTGGTCGGCCTCGCGGTCCGGCTGCGCCGCCGCACCGACTATCACAAGCGGCTGATGCTCTTGACGATCGCCTGCATGCTTCCGGACGCGCTCGCGCGTCTTC
Above is a genomic segment from Thermoanaerobaculia bacterium containing:
- a CDS encoding zinc ribbon domain-containing protein; the protein is MSTCPSCGFPQVGNETFCSNCGTRVFGAARPGGAVVGSDRRFERRFYLGASVAFLALVLWTFARTFYLKPFFHTPSLPLLLHVHGAVMTGWVVLLVVQSGLIVAHKVRWHRRVGVFGAVWAGLVVVFGSVTTLHAAAREVRNHTAFAGSQIVITSLDLVQMVLFAGLVGLAVRLRRRTDYHKRLMLLTIACMLPDALARLPVHFMTNLLILRGLDGFVLLCLAIDTLRHRRLHPALGWGALVIFAAFHIAFHFVQTPAWIALGSRMLS